A window from Deinococcus fonticola encodes these proteins:
- a CDS encoding exonuclease SbcCD subunit D, which yields MQGPETIRTDQFEGFHYVALGHLHEPQHVPHHEHIRYSGSIMKYCFDEEAQTKGFLVVDMDGEGRCCIDSRRLRPPKDLRRIQGLFKELLDSPEQFGAPDDYLSVTLLDDGRIKDAMTLLRQRFPNILQMQYLDRSGLQGQLEEPREATQLGQLELFQKFYQDVYDQTLNEQQLSVLTAIIERDAAAQQERPA from the coding sequence TTGCAGGGCCCGGAAACCATCAGGACAGATCAGTTCGAAGGCTTCCACTATGTAGCCCTTGGACATCTCCACGAGCCTCAGCACGTGCCGCACCATGAACATATTCGTTATTCCGGTTCCATCATGAAGTACTGCTTTGATGAGGAAGCCCAGACGAAAGGTTTCCTCGTTGTTGATATGGATGGGGAGGGGAGATGCTGTATCGATAGTCGGCGCCTGCGGCCGCCTAAAGATTTGCGCCGGATCCAGGGGCTGTTCAAGGAACTTCTGGACTCACCTGAGCAGTTTGGGGCTCCTGATGACTACCTGTCTGTCACATTACTGGATGACGGCCGAATCAAGGACGCCATGACCCTCTTGCGGCAGCGATTTCCAAACATTCTCCAGATGCAATACCTCGATAGGTCAGGCCTTCAAGGCCAGTTGGAGGAACCCAGGGAGGCTACACAACTGGGTCAACTTGAGCTCTTCCAGAAGTTTTACCAGGATGTATATGACCAGACACTCAACGAGCAGCAGTTGAGCGTCCTGACGGCCATTATCGAGCGGGATGCAGCGGCTCAGCAGGAGAGGCCAGCATGA
- a CDS encoding AAA family ATPase, translated as MTAFGPYKDTQVVNFDELGENGLFLLHGPTGAGKTSILDAICVALFGESSGDERKAKEFRSDLASDQAVTRVEFDFSMGQRTFTISRQPSQTLPNKKTPLLHEVELLETTAVASGQPAKLLGTGVGAVEKQITELLGLTGSQFRQVVILPQGKFRELLTADSKTREEVLRVLFNTSDQAQLEKSLKNMASENKTETTRLHDLIQTLLQRYEAVTLTELGGKLGKLGADIESIEPDLKVAKGVREAAKSQLDAASRVAELFLKLEKAEEAQRRLIEEAPQRHAQTHFLEMARRARGLESEFIRLGGLSDRLQKAQKQWEEALKKCAQATALAEEAEAAYQLEQNRESEREAASQQVRASEELIRKVAELKKAVEAHQTLRFEHQQAHALYEEVQRKVDGLNLPDLETRFQESEHAQNRLDWIQSRHKRQLELLEERHALNLLEGQILRQQQEVETANDQAARAERHWAIAKREHGERRMRFLDSQIGRLASTLKPNEHCPVCGALEHPHPAPQTASSVTEEQLQQAQLAEEEAYEVFRQQGGRASQMMGELIPLTERATVLRDRLADSLTLSVGEIDLQRQALESQLHEVQLLSEQRDSRRQMYLETHEKERGLSEQLEIQLAVTKSLEGRVQEQATQLARLRQAIPADLHEQEVVGQQLEIAKRQHASLMRVFELTQQRWQAARENRIASDLNEQRERTLHETEESHWREQREKIQTLLQTNDFKDRQAYEHALLQPEAFQALEEQVIASERNVGEVDSTWHHAQAAVAHLERPELNLLSERFTQADQMYDSLLQQHSKLKADAERLSQDLAEVTRLESQFQQKSQVSNLLTELAANASGKGGARISYHRYVLAYYLDEVLRLASIRLKAMTRERYELRRSKDEKGGLEIELFDHHTGRARPTRSFSGGESFQAALALALSLGEVVQHRTGAHYLETVFIDEGFGSLDSEALDLAMECLAELQEHGRLVGVISHVQELQQYIPARLEIIPSQQGSKARFVIV; from the coding sequence ATGACGGCGTTCGGTCCTTACAAGGACACGCAGGTCGTGAATTTCGATGAACTCGGGGAGAACGGCCTCTTTCTCCTTCATGGTCCCACAGGAGCTGGAAAAACTTCCATTCTGGATGCCATCTGCGTGGCTTTATTTGGTGAATCGTCCGGTGACGAGCGAAAAGCCAAAGAATTCCGAAGTGACCTGGCAAGTGATCAGGCGGTGACGCGCGTCGAGTTCGACTTTTCAATGGGTCAACGGACGTTCACGATTTCACGCCAGCCTAGCCAGACCTTGCCGAACAAAAAGACGCCGCTCCTGCATGAAGTGGAACTCTTGGAAACCACTGCGGTAGCCTCCGGGCAACCAGCAAAACTGTTGGGGACAGGCGTGGGGGCCGTCGAGAAACAAATCACTGAACTTCTCGGCCTGACCGGCTCCCAGTTCCGTCAGGTCGTGATTCTTCCGCAAGGCAAATTTCGCGAACTGCTGACTGCGGACAGTAAAACTCGGGAAGAAGTCCTGCGGGTTCTCTTCAATACGTCAGATCAGGCCCAACTGGAAAAGTCTTTAAAAAACATGGCGTCGGAGAATAAGACAGAAACCACCAGACTCCACGACCTGATTCAAACCCTGCTTCAGCGTTATGAAGCAGTGACGCTCACTGAGTTGGGCGGGAAACTCGGTAAACTTGGCGCGGATATCGAGTCGATTGAGCCTGACCTGAAGGTCGCCAAAGGTGTCAGAGAAGCTGCCAAGAGCCAGCTGGACGCAGCCTCCCGGGTTGCCGAACTTTTCCTTAAGCTTGAGAAAGCTGAGGAGGCCCAGCGGCGCCTGATTGAAGAGGCCCCACAACGTCACGCCCAGACCCACTTCCTGGAAATGGCACGAAGGGCAAGGGGACTGGAAAGTGAATTCATCCGCTTAGGAGGTCTCAGCGACCGACTACAGAAGGCTCAAAAGCAGTGGGAAGAGGCCCTGAAAAAATGTGCCCAGGCAACAGCGCTGGCGGAGGAAGCCGAAGCCGCTTATCAGTTGGAACAGAATCGGGAGTCGGAACGTGAGGCAGCCTCTCAACAAGTGCGCGCATCTGAAGAGTTGATCCGGAAGGTCGCGGAACTGAAAAAAGCGGTAGAAGCGCATCAAACGTTGCGGTTTGAGCATCAACAAGCGCACGCCCTCTACGAGGAAGTGCAGCGTAAAGTTGACGGCCTGAACCTGCCTGACCTTGAAACCAGGTTTCAGGAGTCAGAACATGCTCAGAACCGCCTCGACTGGATACAGTCTCGGCACAAGCGACAACTGGAATTGCTGGAAGAACGCCATGCCTTGAATTTACTTGAAGGTCAAATCCTTCGACAACAGCAAGAAGTTGAAACGGCCAACGACCAGGCCGCGAGAGCGGAACGCCACTGGGCGATAGCGAAACGTGAACACGGTGAGCGGAGAATGCGTTTCCTTGATAGCCAGATTGGTCGACTGGCCAGCACTCTAAAACCGAATGAGCACTGTCCGGTTTGTGGGGCGCTCGAGCATCCCCATCCTGCTCCACAAACCGCGAGTAGCGTGACTGAAGAACAGCTCCAGCAAGCCCAGCTTGCGGAGGAAGAAGCGTATGAAGTTTTCCGTCAGCAGGGCGGTAGGGCATCTCAAATGATGGGTGAACTCATCCCCCTAACGGAACGAGCGACAGTGCTCAGGGACAGGCTGGCAGATTCTCTGACTCTCTCCGTTGGCGAGATCGACCTTCAACGGCAAGCCCTGGAGTCCCAACTCCATGAGGTTCAACTTCTTTCAGAACAACGGGACAGCCGCCGACAGATGTACCTGGAAACACATGAGAAGGAAAGGGGGCTGTCAGAGCAACTTGAGATTCAACTGGCTGTGACAAAGTCCCTCGAGGGCAGAGTTCAGGAGCAGGCAACGCAGCTGGCTCGTCTCCGACAAGCCATACCTGCAGATCTCCACGAACAGGAAGTGGTAGGTCAACAGCTTGAAATAGCCAAGCGGCAACATGCATCGCTTATGAGAGTGTTCGAGCTGACTCAACAGAGGTGGCAAGCAGCCCGGGAAAACAGAATAGCCAGTGACCTGAACGAGCAGCGGGAACGGACGCTCCACGAGACGGAGGAAAGCCACTGGCGTGAGCAGCGGGAAAAAATACAGACGCTTCTGCAGACGAATGATTTCAAGGATCGTCAGGCGTACGAGCATGCCCTTCTACAGCCGGAGGCCTTCCAGGCTTTAGAGGAGCAGGTGATCGCCAGTGAACGAAACGTGGGTGAAGTGGACAGCACCTGGCACCATGCTCAGGCTGCTGTCGCCCATCTAGAAAGGCCAGAACTGAATTTACTCAGTGAACGATTCACTCAGGCAGACCAGATGTACGACAGCCTGCTTCAGCAGCACTCGAAACTGAAAGCGGACGCAGAACGGTTAAGTCAGGATCTGGCTGAGGTGACTCGGTTGGAAAGTCAATTCCAGCAGAAGAGTCAGGTCTCCAACCTGCTGACCGAACTAGCCGCGAATGCCAGCGGTAAAGGCGGAGCGCGAATCTCCTATCACCGGTATGTGTTGGCCTACTACCTGGATGAGGTTCTGCGCCTGGCTTCTATCAGGCTTAAGGCCATGACCCGTGAGCGGTACGAGCTTCGACGCTCGAAAGATGAAAAAGGAGGCCTGGAAATTGAGTTATTTGACCATCACACCGGCCGTGCTCGTCCCACCCGGAGTTTCTCAGGTGGGGAAAGCTTCCAGGCTGCGTTGGCGCTGGCCTTAAGTCTAGGCGAAGTCGTCCAACACAGAACTGGTGCACATTACCTGGAAACGGTATTCATTGATGAGGGATTCGGATCACTCGACTCAGAAGCCCTTGATCTGGCAATGGAGTGCCTTGCAGAACTTCAGGAGCATGGACGTTTAGTAGGTGTCATCTCACATGTTCAGGAACTTCAGCAGTACATCCCGGCCCGCCTCGAAATCATTCCGTCACAACAAGGAAGTAAGGCGAGATTTGTTATTGTTTGA